A single genomic interval of Luteolibacter yonseiensis harbors:
- the dapB gene encoding 4-hydroxy-tetrahydrodipicolinate reductase, with product MPNLLVTGKSGRMGHTIIEAAKLAGVPVTATHDAGEDLDAAFSKATCAIDFTVHSFTTAVVEAALKHGTSLVIGTTGHTDAERQVIYEAAKSIRIVYAANYSVGVNTLFWLTRLASRILTQDRFDIEVTEMHHKHKIDSPSGTARRLLEILNEETNTSYQDDIAHGRFGNIGPRKPREIGMHTLRGGDVVGDHTVLFAADGERVELTHKASSRMTFAAGAVRAACWLEDQPVGLYDMQDVLGLK from the coding sequence ATGCCAAACCTCCTCGTCACTGGAAAGTCCGGCCGCATGGGCCACACCATCATCGAAGCCGCGAAGCTCGCGGGCGTGCCCGTCACCGCCACCCACGATGCCGGAGAAGATCTGGACGCGGCATTTTCCAAGGCCACCTGCGCCATCGATTTCACGGTGCATTCCTTCACCACCGCCGTCGTGGAGGCCGCGTTGAAACACGGCACCAGCCTCGTCATCGGCACCACCGGCCACACGGATGCCGAGCGCCAGGTTATCTACGAGGCGGCGAAGTCCATCCGCATCGTCTACGCCGCGAACTATTCTGTGGGGGTGAACACGCTTTTCTGGCTCACCCGCCTCGCCTCGCGCATCCTCACGCAGGACCGCTTCGACATCGAGGTCACCGAGATGCACCACAAGCACAAGATCGACTCGCCCTCCGGCACCGCGCGCCGCCTGTTGGAAATCCTCAACGAGGAGACGAACACCTCCTACCAGGACGACATCGCGCACGGACGCTTCGGAAACATCGGCCCGCGCAAGCCGCGTGAGATCGGCATGCACACCCTGCGCGGTGGCGACGTGGTCGGCGACCACACCGTGCTCTTCGCCGCGGATGGCGAGCGCGTGGAACTCACCCACAAGGCATCCTCCCGCATGACCTTCGCCGCCGGTGCCGTCCGCGCCGCCTGCTGGCTGGAGGACCAGCCGGTGGGGCTGTATGACATGCAGGACGTGCTGGGTCTGAAGTGA
- a CDS encoding type II toxin-antitoxin system RelE/ParE family toxin, protein MKPLRYHPSVQRDIHEAMRYYLESASENVASRFWNELLSALSRIQAEPDSHHFDPSGLRRHNMSRFPYHILFQNLDDRIRIQVIRHNSRSPNFGAHRKRD, encoded by the coding sequence TTGAAGCCGCTCCGTTACCATCCCAGCGTCCAGCGAGATATCCACGAGGCAATGCGATACTATTTGGAGAGCGCTTCCGAGAACGTGGCATCCCGCTTCTGGAACGAACTTTTGTCCGCACTCTCAAGAATCCAGGCAGAGCCGGATTCCCATCATTTTGATCCATCCGGACTGAGGCGTCACAATATGAGCAGGTTCCCATATCACATTCTGTTCCAAAATCTTGACGATCGGATCCGCATCCAGGTAATCAGACATAATTCCCGCAGCCCGAACTTTGGAGCCCACCGTAAAAGAGACTGA
- a CDS encoding S1C family serine protease yields the protein MMRLIEPSARLSPTIDTSIFNKPSMRPLLTLPLFLALAACERPKPAPTTEVAPPPVVTAEPAVIKVAPKDIKQSVVRINSTQQSWNPGQPWEKDEPASRRALAAIVGPQRVLTTAELVADATYLEFESPDGTHLAQAKVIAVDYEANLSLLGPVDEKEGNILFENTVPLEITSPPKIGQVLDILQIEDNGQTLMTPGNLQSVDVASNFLAGHAFLTYMLKGSMQSAASSYSLPVLQDGKLAGVLISYNGKDQICDVVSTDIVARFLKDSAAGDYKGFPSVGISVARTEDNSFRQWLKLADDQGGLYIHNVRKGGAAETAGVKKGDVLLAVDGQHIDRRGYYQHENYGSLFWGHLIRGSKSTGDTVTLSLLREGQPLEIKATLTREEESSKLVPGYSFDKAPNFLLKGGLVFQELSRPLLESFGENWESRAPLNFLDAMENPEKYEGRVDRIIFLSGSIPTPATVGYESLRNLIVKKVNGKEIKNMRSLVDAFKGNLGERHSIEFDEENFTVYLDETVSAAVDKQLLQRGISRLSRVQ from the coding sequence ATGATGCGCTTGATCGAGCCATCCGCCAGGCTTTCTCCTACGATCGACACCTCAATTTTCAACAAACCATCCATGCGCCCTCTCCTCACCCTCCCGCTTTTCCTGGCTCTCGCGGCCTGCGAACGTCCGAAGCCCGCTCCAACCACAGAGGTCGCGCCTCCGCCAGTCGTCACGGCGGAGCCTGCGGTGATCAAGGTCGCGCCGAAGGATATCAAGCAATCCGTGGTCCGGATCAACTCGACCCAGCAGTCCTGGAATCCGGGACAGCCGTGGGAGAAGGACGAGCCGGCCTCGCGCCGGGCGCTCGCCGCCATCGTCGGACCGCAGCGCGTGCTCACCACGGCGGAACTCGTCGCGGACGCCACCTATCTGGAATTCGAATCACCGGACGGCACCCATCTCGCGCAGGCGAAGGTCATCGCCGTGGATTACGAGGCGAATCTCTCGCTGCTCGGCCCTGTGGACGAGAAGGAAGGCAACATCCTGTTTGAAAACACCGTGCCGCTGGAGATCACCTCGCCGCCGAAGATCGGGCAGGTGCTCGACATCCTGCAGATCGAGGACAACGGCCAGACTCTGATGACTCCGGGAAATCTCCAGAGCGTGGATGTGGCTTCCAATTTCCTCGCGGGTCACGCGTTCCTCACCTACATGCTCAAGGGCTCCATGCAGAGCGCGGCAAGCAGCTATTCCCTGCCCGTCCTGCAGGATGGGAAACTCGCGGGCGTGCTCATCAGCTACAACGGCAAGGACCAGATCTGCGACGTGGTTTCCACGGACATCGTGGCCCGTTTCCTCAAGGACTCCGCCGCGGGAGACTACAAGGGATTTCCCAGCGTGGGTATTTCCGTGGCCCGCACCGAGGACAATTCGTTCCGCCAATGGCTGAAGCTCGCTGACGACCAGGGCGGCCTCTACATCCACAACGTGCGCAAGGGCGGCGCGGCCGAAACCGCCGGAGTGAAAAAAGGCGACGTCCTTCTCGCCGTGGACGGCCAGCACATCGACCGCCGCGGCTACTACCAGCACGAGAACTACGGCAGCCTGTTCTGGGGCCACCTGATCCGGGGTTCGAAATCCACCGGCGACACCGTGACCCTCTCCCTGCTGCGCGAGGGCCAGCCGCTCGAAATCAAGGCCACCCTCACCCGCGAGGAGGAAAGCTCGAAGCTGGTCCCGGGCTACAGCTTCGACAAGGCGCCGAATTTCCTGCTGAAGGGCGGCCTGGTTTTCCAGGAGCTGTCGCGTCCGCTGCTGGAGTCGTTCGGCGAGAATTGGGAGAGCCGCGCGCCGCTGAATTTCCTCGATGCCATGGAAAACCCGGAAAAATACGAAGGCCGGGTGGACCGCATCATCTTCCTCAGCGGCTCCATCCCCACCCCCGCCACGGTGGGCTACGAAAGCCTGCGCAACCTCATCGTCAAGAAGGTGAACGGCAAGGAAATCAAGAACATGCGGAGCCTGGTGGACGCGTTCAAGGGCAACCTCGGCGAGCGGCATTCCATCGAGTTCGACGAGGAAAACTTCACGGTCTACCTCGATGAGACGGTCTCCGCCGCGGTGGATAAACAGTTGCTCCAGCGCGGAATCAGCCGATTGTCACGAGTGCAATGA
- a CDS encoding substrate-binding domain-containing protein, protein MRHVKPEISRRIAVVQSSVNVRRLTPGLAPFAGMGYDFWIIDLYRQRDLLLASLAEWKPSAIVTEWHPGLTEELVALGCPVILVPSDQPVEGVHHVDIDDVAIGRLAAEHLVSRGYQNFAFVGRGDAHYAKQRLEGFRSVVGECAVYWEEFRDWRQYDEYWRDPDEDMVGWLAAQATPLGLFTAHDPTGRHVLEAAAQIGLEVPFALGVISANDDETVCEMARPALSSIRLPWRRLAAEAVLTIEAIWEGKNPTSPVLVPPLDIVTRGSSSYEAVSDPVVRRAMQLLVEQISTILSVEDWAGRTGVSRRVLERRFQGALDRSPHSMIQHERIERAKKLLTTTDLPVAIIAERCGFQSNERLTVNFREIVGTPPATYRRDARRKPS, encoded by the coding sequence ATGCGACACGTCAAACCCGAGATTTCCCGCCGCATCGCCGTGGTGCAGTCGTCCGTGAACGTCCGCCGTCTGACGCCCGGCCTCGCTCCTTTCGCGGGCATGGGCTATGATTTCTGGATCATCGACCTCTACCGGCAGAGGGATCTTCTGCTGGCAAGCCTGGCGGAATGGAAACCAAGCGCCATCGTGACGGAGTGGCATCCGGGACTCACGGAAGAACTCGTCGCGCTGGGCTGCCCGGTCATCCTCGTGCCGTCCGACCAGCCCGTGGAGGGAGTCCATCACGTCGACATCGACGACGTGGCGATCGGCAGGCTTGCGGCGGAACACCTGGTATCCCGCGGCTATCAGAACTTCGCCTTCGTTGGCAGGGGGGACGCCCACTATGCGAAACAACGGCTGGAAGGGTTCCGGTCCGTCGTGGGCGAGTGCGCCGTCTACTGGGAGGAATTCCGCGACTGGCGGCAGTATGATGAATACTGGCGCGATCCGGACGAGGACATGGTCGGCTGGCTCGCGGCGCAGGCGACCCCCCTGGGGCTTTTCACCGCGCACGATCCCACGGGGCGGCATGTGCTGGAGGCGGCCGCACAGATCGGCCTGGAAGTCCCGTTCGCCCTCGGCGTGATTTCCGCGAATGACGACGAGACCGTCTGCGAGATGGCCCGGCCCGCCCTCTCCAGCATCCGCCTGCCATGGCGCCGGCTCGCGGCGGAGGCGGTGCTCACCATCGAGGCGATCTGGGAAGGGAAAAATCCCACCTCGCCGGTCCTCGTACCGCCGCTCGACATCGTGACGCGCGGCTCCAGTTCCTATGAAGCGGTGAGCGACCCGGTGGTGCGGCGGGCGATGCAGCTTCTGGTGGAGCAGATTTCCACCATCCTCTCGGTGGAAGACTGGGCCGGCCGGACGGGCGTCTCGCGCCGGGTGCTGGAGCGGCGGTTCCAAGGCGCGCTCGACCGCTCGCCCCATTCCATGATCCAGCACGAACGCATCGAGCGGGCGAAAAAACTCCTCACCACCACCGACCTGCCCGTCGCGATCATCGCCGAGCGCTGCGGTTTCCAGAGCAACGAACGCCTCACGGTGAATTTCCGCGAGATCGTCGGCACCCCGCCCGCGACCTACCGGCGCGACGCCCGCCGGAAGCCTTCATGA
- a CDS encoding tetratricopeptide repeat protein: MKFWPLFPLLLLSPVRGQGADAFADHERKGEAALADGLWEMAELHFRNCLAAPGLTPGVKSRIGIRLAESLVREGNPSAALELLEQSFVEKNAEALFWKAQALAGQKRFAEAADLFSHLLENPAAAHRTEAGLTLASLRLALDQPEAALGSLAGLIPGADEKTAARIRLYQVEILLDLGRAAPARAAMPETADITAEDQPLASFLNAQLLLKEDHPAEAEAAFRELLNHADGQTLAHYHAAAIGLADAVAAGGKAEDAAKSLLAFIQDHPGSPLLDTMFGRILQWLPEKPATTDPVLERLALWITPPLLPPISSIATPASGSAVAAWPTYETPSSLTDRLVFSIYARAIGLHRIGTTETKAEAHLLFNRLRIEHPGHFLATRSLYQSARWLLDEGDSEQAFSLLNTLRQTADSTELKGEAAFLEARAAYRKGDPKLAIQLFEEAARSLGAPEARTARLQAAIARLHSGEGGKVHLIQNQNTAPDQELDADLELERALSTTPPAAAAPLLEEFLKRFPDHPRAAEARLAVAEAALSGTAPDVALAKIHLDALEASSEKSAALPPPRLALMRMRMADLTHDSAAAMAQAQAIMDTYPGDPVAAEAAFTLGRNQFQAGSYNDARLVFQKLATTDTDPDRAQAAWLLTARSAALGGTPQSKEEALVCFDKACESKGPLKAIATLEKASFLIDMYRLPEASAFLGKWIKTLPEDDPLQLPAGLLLGEALYAQGSSNESSMVEALAVYDRLLAHARSQPSLLNRLQYLRGTTLEQLPDPKNPGKNREKEAFQAYYSVLETTTPPTEWEYFERCGFGALALLEKAERWQTAISVAQKIASFKGPQAEIAAARARKIKLEQMIFEDD; encoded by the coding sequence ATGAAGTTCTGGCCCCTGTTTCCACTCCTGCTGCTCTCGCCCGTGCGAGGGCAGGGGGCGGACGCGTTCGCGGACCACGAGCGCAAGGGCGAGGCGGCGCTCGCGGACGGGCTGTGGGAGATGGCGGAACTGCATTTCCGCAACTGCCTCGCGGCTCCCGGACTCACACCCGGGGTGAAGTCCCGGATCGGCATCCGCCTCGCGGAGTCGCTGGTGCGCGAGGGAAATCCCTCCGCCGCGCTCGAGCTGCTGGAGCAATCCTTCGTGGAAAAAAACGCGGAGGCGCTTTTCTGGAAAGCACAGGCGCTCGCGGGCCAGAAACGTTTCGCCGAAGCGGCGGACCTCTTTTCCCACCTTCTGGAAAATCCTGCGGCGGCGCATCGTACGGAGGCCGGACTGACGCTGGCCAGCCTGCGGCTTGCGCTCGACCAGCCGGAAGCCGCGCTCGGATCGCTCGCGGGACTCATTCCCGGCGCGGATGAGAAAACCGCCGCGCGCATCCGCCTCTATCAGGTGGAAATCCTGCTCGATCTCGGCCGCGCCGCCCCCGCCCGCGCGGCGATGCCGGAGACCGCGGACATCACCGCGGAGGACCAGCCTCTCGCCTCCTTTCTCAATGCCCAGCTCCTCCTGAAGGAGGATCATCCGGCGGAAGCGGAAGCGGCGTTCCGCGAGCTGCTGAACCACGCGGACGGCCAGACGCTCGCGCACTACCACGCGGCGGCCATCGGCCTGGCGGACGCCGTCGCGGCCGGAGGAAAAGCCGAAGACGCCGCGAAGTCGCTGCTCGCCTTCATCCAGGACCATCCGGGCTCCCCGTTGCTGGACACCATGTTCGGCAGGATCCTCCAGTGGCTGCCGGAAAAACCCGCGACGACGGACCCCGTGCTGGAGCGGCTGGCATTGTGGATCACTCCCCCGCTGCTGCCGCCCATCTCATCCATCGCCACGCCTGCCTCCGGCTCGGCCGTCGCGGCGTGGCCCACCTATGAAACGCCCTCCAGCCTGACCGACCGGCTGGTCTTCTCGATTTACGCCCGCGCCATCGGTCTGCACCGCATCGGCACGACCGAGACGAAGGCGGAGGCACATTTGCTTTTCAACCGCCTGCGGATCGAGCATCCCGGGCATTTTCTCGCCACCCGGTCGCTCTACCAGTCCGCCCGCTGGCTGCTGGACGAGGGGGACAGCGAGCAGGCGTTTTCCTTGCTCAACACGTTGCGGCAGACCGCGGATTCCACGGAACTCAAGGGCGAGGCCGCGTTTCTCGAAGCCCGCGCCGCCTATCGGAAGGGCGATCCCAAACTGGCGATCCAGTTGTTCGAGGAAGCCGCGCGATCGCTCGGCGCGCCGGAAGCGAGGACGGCGAGACTGCAGGCGGCCATCGCCCGCCTCCACAGCGGAGAGGGCGGAAAAGTCCACCTCATCCAGAACCAGAACACCGCTCCCGACCAGGAGCTTGATGCGGATCTGGAGCTGGAGCGCGCCCTTTCCACCACCCCACCGGCGGCCGCCGCTCCCTTGCTGGAAGAATTTCTCAAGCGGTTCCCCGACCATCCGAGGGCGGCGGAAGCCCGGCTCGCCGTGGCGGAAGCCGCGCTCTCGGGCACGGCTCCGGACGTGGCGCTCGCGAAAATCCATCTGGACGCGCTCGAGGCCTCCTCGGAAAAATCCGCCGCGCTCCCGCCCCCCAGGCTGGCCCTGATGCGGATGAGGATGGCGGATCTCACCCACGATTCCGCCGCGGCGATGGCGCAGGCCCAGGCGATCATGGACACCTACCCGGGCGATCCGGTCGCCGCAGAAGCCGCCTTCACGCTTGGACGGAACCAGTTCCAGGCAGGCAGCTACAATGACGCCCGCCTGGTGTTTCAAAAACTCGCCACCACCGACACCGATCCCGACCGCGCGCAGGCCGCCTGGCTGCTCACCGCCCGCTCCGCCGCGCTCGGCGGCACCCCGCAGTCCAAGGAAGAGGCGCTCGTCTGCTTCGACAAGGCCTGCGAATCCAAGGGACCGCTGAAAGCCATCGCCACCTTGGAGAAAGCCTCCTTCCTCATCGACATGTACCGCCTGCCCGAGGCCTCCGCGTTTCTCGGCAAGTGGATCAAGACCCTGCCGGAGGATGATCCCCTCCAGCTTCCCGCCGGTCTCCTGCTGGGCGAGGCCCTCTATGCCCAGGGCAGCAGCAACGAGTCCTCCATGGTCGAGGCGCTGGCTGTTTATGACAGGCTGCTGGCCCATGCGAGAAGCCAGCCCTCGCTGCTGAACCGCCTGCAATACCTGCGCGGCACCACGTTGGAGCAGCTTCCCGATCCCAAGAACCCGGGAAAAAACCGCGAGAAGGAAGCCTTCCAAGCCTATTATTCGGTGCTTGAAACCACCACCCCGCCGACGGAGTGGGAATACTTCGAACGCTGCGGATTCGGCGCTCTCGCCCTGCTGGAAAAAGCGGAGCGCTGGCAGACCGCCATCTCCGTCGCACAGAAGATCGCATCCTTCAAGGGTCCCCAGGCCGAGATCGCCGCGGCCCGGGCGAGAAAAATCAAGCTTGAGCAAATGATCTTCGAAGACGACTGA
- the xylA gene encoding xylose isomerase, with translation MSLFPCEAVKYEGPGSKNPLSFKHYNAGEVVAGKTMSEWFRFGCAYWHTMRGTGADPFGSGTASHPWDDGTESITNAQNRARVFFDFIDKVGIDYYCFHDRDVAPECATLSESNKALDAVADVLEEEQKRTGKKLLWGTACLFVHPRYQQGAATSPNAQVYAYAAAQVKKAMEVTHRLGGEGYTFWGGREGYTTLLNTNMKRELDHLARFLHMAVDYKKEIGFKGQFYIEPKPQEPTTHQYDSDSAACLNFLREYDLLEHFKLNIETNHATLAGHTMEHELTVAYEAGALGSIDANMGTPNVGWDTDQFPTDLYLTTQTMLVLMKMGGFTTGGLNFDAKRRRESWEPVDLVHAHVVGMDAFARGLKTAAAIRADGRIDQFIAERYKTWDSGVGAEVEAGKTTLAGLEQYALANPEPMVASGRQEMIEGLLNEFI, from the coding sequence ATGAGCTTATTCCCCTGTGAAGCCGTCAAATACGAAGGCCCGGGTTCAAAAAACCCGCTTTCTTTCAAGCACTACAACGCCGGCGAGGTCGTCGCCGGAAAAACCATGTCCGAGTGGTTCCGCTTCGGCTGCGCCTACTGGCACACCATGCGCGGCACGGGGGCGGATCCCTTCGGCTCCGGCACCGCTTCCCACCCGTGGGACGATGGCACGGAATCCATCACCAACGCCCAGAACCGCGCCCGCGTGTTCTTCGACTTCATCGACAAGGTCGGCATCGACTACTACTGCTTCCATGACCGCGACGTGGCTCCCGAGTGCGCCACCCTCTCCGAGTCCAACAAGGCGCTGGACGCCGTGGCGGACGTGCTGGAGGAGGAGCAGAAGCGCACCGGCAAGAAGCTTCTCTGGGGCACCGCCTGTCTCTTCGTCCACCCGCGCTACCAGCAGGGCGCAGCCACCAGCCCGAACGCGCAGGTCTATGCCTACGCCGCCGCACAGGTGAAGAAAGCCATGGAGGTCACCCACCGCCTCGGCGGCGAGGGCTACACGTTCTGGGGCGGCCGCGAGGGCTACACCACCCTGCTCAACACGAACATGAAGCGCGAGCTGGACCACCTCGCCCGCTTCCTCCACATGGCGGTGGATTACAAGAAGGAAATCGGCTTCAAGGGCCAGTTCTACATCGAGCCGAAACCACAGGAACCGACGACCCACCAATACGATTCCGACTCCGCCGCCTGCCTCAATTTCCTCCGCGAATACGACCTGCTCGAACACTTCAAGCTCAACATCGAGACCAACCACGCGACCCTCGCGGGCCACACGATGGAGCACGAGCTCACCGTCGCCTACGAGGCCGGCGCGCTCGGCAGCATCGACGCGAACATGGGCACGCCGAACGTCGGCTGGGACACCGACCAGTTCCCGACCGATCTCTACCTCACCACCCAGACGATGCTGGTGCTCATGAAAATGGGCGGCTTCACCACCGGCGGACTCAACTTCGACGCGAAACGCCGCCGCGAGTCCTGGGAACCCGTGGACCTCGTGCACGCCCACGTCGTCGGCATGGACGCCTTCGCCCGCGGCCTGAAAACCGCCGCCGCCATCCGCGCGGACGGACGCATCGACCAATTCATCGCCGAGCGTTACAAGACATGGGACAGCGGTGTCGGAGCCGAAGTCGAGGCCGGAAAAACCACCCTCGCAGGACTGGAGCAATACGCCCTCGCCAACCCCGAGCCGATGGTCGCCAGCGGTCGCCAGGAAATGATCGAGGGACTCTTGAACGAGTTCATCTGA
- a CDS encoding MOSC domain-containing protein encodes MSNIHVLALHLGPVRQIESGQSGEWWDKPWATGFHKEPQSGPRWLGYEGFRSDEQADRKHHGGPEKAVCVYPSEHYDHWRKTLALPDLPHGAFGENLTLHGLLETGACIGDRYSLGEAEVQISQPRQPCWKLARRWQVKDLAVQVETTGFTGFYFRVLRHGHVRPGDALTLIDRPFPGWTVARCNRIMHHDKQDTDAARSLSECPLLSTSWKDSLHLRAEKKATASTRLRTEQPE; translated from the coding sequence ATGAGCAACATCCACGTCCTCGCCCTCCACCTCGGTCCGGTCCGCCAGATCGAATCCGGACAATCCGGCGAATGGTGGGACAAGCCATGGGCCACCGGCTTCCACAAGGAGCCCCAGTCCGGCCCGCGCTGGCTCGGCTACGAAGGCTTCCGCAGTGACGAACAGGCCGACCGCAAGCACCACGGCGGCCCGGAGAAAGCCGTCTGCGTCTACCCTTCCGAGCATTACGACCACTGGCGGAAAACCCTCGCCTTGCCGGATCTGCCGCACGGTGCCTTCGGCGAGAACCTGACACTCCACGGACTTCTCGAAACCGGAGCCTGCATCGGCGACCGCTACTCCCTCGGCGAGGCGGAGGTCCAGATCTCCCAACCCCGCCAGCCCTGCTGGAAACTCGCCCGCCGCTGGCAGGTGAAGGACCTCGCCGTCCAGGTCGAGACCACCGGTTTCACCGGCTTTTACTTCCGTGTCCTCCGCCACGGCCATGTCCGGCCGGGCGATGCCCTCACCCTCATCGACCGCCCGTTCCCCGGATGGACCGTCGCGCGCTGCAACCGGATCATGCATCACGACAAGCAGGACACCGACGCCGCCCGCAGCCTCTCCGAATGCCCCCTCCTGTCCACCAGTTGGAAAGACTCGCTGCACCTCCGCGCGGAGAAGAAGGCCACGGCTTCCACCAGGCTGCGGACCGAACAGCCGGAGTAG
- a CDS encoding ParA family protein, producing the protein MKTLAFFNNKGGVGKTTLVYHLAWMFADMGKRVLVADLDPQANVTSMFLEESELEKLWDPDVDSKQSIMAPISPLIRGLGDIGPAPVRSISSRLRLIPGDLNLSSFESKLSEAWIKCLDRDEAAFRITSAFHRLIRIAARDFDADIILIDVGPNFGAINRSALICADAVVVPLAPDLFSIQGLMNLGPTLRRWREEWLERRSKNPEKSLDLPIGNMTPLGYVILQFGIRDSRPVKAYDKWSQRIPEVFSKSVLGDGEQLSLDDSSGHCLGLLKHYRSLMPMAMEARKPIFHLKAADGAIGAHSSSVKDCEKDFSKLADAILSGF; encoded by the coding sequence ATGAAAACGTTGGCATTTTTCAATAACAAGGGCGGGGTGGGAAAGACCACGCTGGTTTATCACCTCGCATGGATGTTCGCGGACATGGGGAAGCGGGTGCTCGTCGCCGATCTCGATCCTCAGGCAAATGTGACGTCGATGTTTCTCGAAGAATCCGAGTTGGAAAAGCTCTGGGACCCGGACGTTGATAGCAAGCAAAGCATCATGGCTCCCATCAGTCCGCTGATCAGGGGCCTGGGTGACATCGGGCCGGCACCGGTTCGTTCGATCTCCAGCAGATTGCGACTGATCCCGGGGGATCTGAATCTCTCCAGTTTTGAATCAAAACTTTCGGAAGCCTGGATCAAGTGCCTGGATCGGGACGAAGCGGCTTTTCGGATCACAAGCGCGTTTCACCGCCTGATACGGATCGCCGCACGGGATTTTGATGCGGACATCATTCTGATCGATGTTGGCCCGAACTTCGGAGCGATCAATCGTTCGGCGCTCATTTGTGCGGATGCGGTGGTGGTGCCTTTGGCACCCGATCTATTTTCCATCCAGGGGTTGATGAATCTTGGACCTACGTTGCGCCGTTGGAGGGAGGAATGGCTCGAACGGAGATCGAAGAATCCCGAAAAATCCCTCGATCTTCCAATAGGGAACATGACCCCCTTGGGATATGTCATCCTTCAGTTCGGAATCAGGGACAGCCGGCCGGTGAAGGCATATGATAAATGGTCCCAGCGGATTCCCGAGGTGTTCAGCAAGTCTGTGTTGGGCGATGGGGAACAACTGTCGCTGGATGATTCCAGCGGACACTGCCTCGGGCTCCTCAAGCACTATCGCAGCCTCATGCCGATGGCGATGGAGGCGAGAAAGCCGATATTTCATCTGAAGGCGGCGGATGGAGCGATCGGCGCCCACAGTTCGAGCGTCAAGGATTGTGAAAAGGATTTTAGCAAACTGGCTGACGCGATTCTCTCAGGCTTCTGA
- a CDS encoding ATP-binding protein, with the protein MNSETLKSLIASGEIDRVEMTRSTKDVDKFREAICSFSNDMAGRGEPGYLLIGVDERDATFRLPITDELLQQFASYRSDGQILPLPVLNISKVPHPDGDGDVLVVQVTPHDMPPVRYRGRVHIRVGPRKDTASEAEERILMERRAANFPTFDATPCPEGELKRLDVETFRQTYRPHAVAEEVIAENHRTVKEQLAALRFFNLRRDCPTNAGMLMFAYDPLDLFPGAKIQFVQFDGEDLADEVVAEKTFTGSLITVLSEMDSFLKGRFTQKPVAISDLREQAVFDFPPDAIRELLMNAVLHRDYQSTSPVRFYQFADRIEIQNPGGLYGEASPQNFPGVNTYRNPIIAEAMHVLGYVNRFGRGVMRARRALEENGSSEPIFKFETHHFLSCIPKHPQR; encoded by the coding sequence ATGAATTCCGAAACTCTCAAGTCCCTGATCGCTTCCGGTGAAATCGACCGTGTCGAAATGACCCGTTCCACGAAGGATGTGGACAAGTTCAGGGAAGCAATCTGCTCCTTTTCCAATGACATGGCGGGCAGGGGAGAGCCCGGTTATCTGCTTATCGGAGTTGATGAGAGAGATGCTACATTTCGTCTTCCGATCACCGACGAGCTTCTTCAACAATTCGCCTCATATCGTTCGGACGGTCAGATTCTCCCGCTTCCAGTGCTGAACATCTCAAAAGTTCCTCATCCGGATGGTGATGGAGATGTTCTGGTGGTGCAGGTGACGCCACACGACATGCCTCCGGTCCGTTACCGCGGGCGCGTCCACATCCGTGTGGGGCCGCGCAAGGACACTGCGAGCGAGGCCGAAGAAAGGATCCTGATGGAGCGCCGCGCCGCTAATTTCCCCACGTTCGATGCGACCCCGTGCCCGGAAGGTGAATTGAAGCGCTTGGATGTGGAAACATTCCGCCAGACCTATCGACCACATGCGGTGGCGGAAGAGGTGATCGCCGAGAATCACCGCACCGTGAAGGAGCAGCTTGCCGCCCTACGTTTTTTCAACCTCAGGCGGGACTGCCCCACGAATGCCGGGATGCTGATGTTCGCCTACGATCCGCTGGACCTTTTTCCCGGAGCAAAGATCCAGTTTGTTCAATTCGACGGAGAGGATCTGGCTGACGAAGTGGTTGCGGAGAAAACATTTACGGGGAGCCTGATTACCGTCTTGTCGGAAATGGACAGCTTCCTCAAAGGACGCTTCACGCAAAAGCCGGTCGCCATCTCAGATTTGCGCGAGCAGGCGGTTTTTGATTTTCCTCCGGATGCGATCCGCGAACTTCTCATGAATGCGGTGCTGCATCGTGATTATCAATCGACAAGCCCCGTACGTTTTTATCAGTTCGCGGATCGGATCGAGATCCAGAATCCGGGAGGGCTTTATGGTGAGGCTTCGCCTCAGAATTTTCCGGGCGTGAATACCTACCGGAATCCGATCATCGCCGAGGCGATGCATGTGCTGGGATATGTGAATCGCTTCGGAAGGGGGGTGATGCGCGCCAGACGCGCGTTGGAAGAGAATGGAAGCTCTGAACCAATCTTCAAGTTTGAGACGCATCATTTCCTTTCCTGCATTCCCAAGCATCCGCAAAGATGA